The following are encoded together in the Flammeovirga agarivorans genome:
- the tsaD gene encoding tRNA (adenosine(37)-N6)-threonylcarbamoyltransferase complex transferase subunit TsaD, which produces MSGTILAIESSCDETSASVVKNGTVLSNIVSTQEVHQKYGGVVPELASRAHQKNILPVVSAALDDAGVEKKDLDAVAFTKGPGLLGALLVGTSFAKGMAMALDIPLIGVNHMQAHILAHFIDDPKPNFPFLCLTVSGGHTQLVVVHSPLNMEIVGETIDDAVGEAFDKTAKIMGLDYPGGPLIDKYAKEGDPLKYEFPNVNIPEYNFSFSGIKTAFLNFLRKESQKDENFVKDNMADLCASIQYTLIKILMKKLIKASKDLNIKEIGIAGGVSANSSLRNTILEEGKKRGWNVFIPEFEHCTDNAAMIAMAAHYQYEGKDFEALNTSPNPRLKFTGSEK; this is translated from the coding sequence ATGAGCGGAACAATCCTAGCTATAGAATCATCTTGTGATGAAACATCAGCATCAGTAGTCAAAAATGGTACTGTACTTAGTAATATAGTATCTACACAAGAAGTACACCAAAAATATGGTGGTGTAGTTCCTGAATTGGCTTCTAGAGCACATCAAAAAAATATTCTTCCTGTTGTCAGTGCTGCTTTAGATGATGCAGGTGTTGAGAAAAAGGACCTTGATGCTGTTGCTTTTACTAAAGGACCTGGTCTTCTTGGAGCATTACTGGTAGGTACTTCATTTGCTAAAGGTATGGCTATGGCACTTGATATTCCATTGATTGGAGTAAACCATATGCAAGCACACATTCTTGCTCATTTTATTGATGATCCAAAACCGAACTTCCCATTTTTATGTTTAACAGTGAGTGGAGGCCATACTCAATTGGTTGTAGTTCACTCTCCTCTAAATATGGAAATTGTAGGTGAAACAATAGATGATGCTGTTGGTGAGGCTTTTGATAAAACAGCCAAAATCATGGGATTAGATTATCCTGGTGGTCCATTGATTGATAAATATGCGAAAGAGGGTGACCCGCTAAAATATGAATTCCCTAATGTAAATATTCCAGAGTATAATTTCTCTTTCAGTGGAATTAAAACGGCATTCTTGAACTTCCTTAGAAAGGAATCTCAGAAGGATGAAAACTTTGTGAAAGATAATATGGCAGATCTCTGTGCTAGTATTCAATACACTCTTATTAAAATTCTTATGAAGAAATTGATTAAAGCTTCTAAGGATTTAAATATTAAAGAAATTGGTATTGCCGGTGGTGTTTCTGCAAATTCATCACTAAGAAATACTATATTAGAGGAAGGAAAAAAGAGAGGGTGGAATGTTTTTATCCCTGAATTTGAACATTGTACTGATAATGCTGCTATGATTGCTATGGCTGCCCACTATCAATACGAAGGAAAAGATTTCGAAGCTTTAAATACATCTCCTAATCCTCGATTAAAATTTACAGGATCAGAAAAGTAA
- a CDS encoding alpha/beta hydrolase has translation MKAKLLLLVISVFIQFSVVGQTIQPTEKEVYKTVDDLQLSLHIFKPEKQASSKGAIIFIHGGGWNSGSPKAFYNQAKHFADRGLVVFCPEYRVRKRNNTTIYEAVEDAQEAVAFVRKNAKKYGIKKNMIAIGGGSAGGHLAASTAFIDPLSTSITKKDYQPNLLLLFNPVLDVSDKGYGFRLVEKELSAKGIKWETFSPRPNMSNAFPSTLVQLGDLDKVIPLDIARDFEKRAQEAGVDIKMIVYTGAEHSFFNKGYGKKQGYPAGTVSRWYYDTLQATDDFLVEQNYLKENFKVEIPSDAIYPIRQ, from the coding sequence ATGAAAGCAAAATTATTACTACTAGTTATCTCTGTATTTATCCAATTTTCTGTAGTTGGACAAACCATTCAACCTACAGAAAAAGAGGTATATAAAACAGTAGATGACCTACAACTATCATTACATATTTTTAAGCCAGAAAAACAGGCCTCTTCCAAAGGAGCAATTATTTTTATCCATGGTGGTGGTTGGAACTCTGGAAGCCCCAAAGCTTTCTATAATCAGGCAAAACATTTTGCAGATAGAGGTCTTGTTGTGTTCTGCCCAGAATATAGGGTAAGGAAGAGAAACAATACAACAATCTACGAAGCTGTCGAAGATGCACAAGAAGCAGTAGCTTTTGTAAGAAAAAATGCAAAGAAATACGGAATTAAGAAAAATATGATCGCTATTGGAGGCGGTTCAGCAGGGGGACATCTAGCAGCAAGTACTGCATTTATTGATCCATTGAGTACTTCCATTACGAAAAAAGATTACCAACCGAATTTACTATTGCTTTTTAATCCAGTATTGGATGTAAGTGATAAGGGTTATGGATTCCGTTTAGTAGAAAAAGAACTATCCGCAAAAGGTATTAAATGGGAAACATTTAGTCCAAGACCAAATATGAGTAATGCTTTTCCTTCCACTTTAGTACAGTTAGGGGACTTAGATAAGGTTATACCATTAGATATCGCAAGAGATTTTGAGAAGAGAGCACAAGAAGCAGGTGTAGATATAAAAATGATAGTTTACACTGGTGCAGAACACTCTTTTTTCAATAAAGGATATGGGAAAAAACAAGGATACCCAGCAGGAACGGTGAGTAGATGGTATTATGATACACTACAAGCAACAGATGATTTCTTAGTGGAGCAGAACTACTTAAAAGAGAATTTTAAAGTAGAGATTCCGTCTGATGCTATTTATCCAATAAGACAATAA
- a CDS encoding sulfatase, which produces MRTLLLFIFSFTILSSVFAQKKNVVVFVVDDLGFYDISLHGSKFYETPNIDALAKEGVDFSNAYVSHPRCVPSRYGLQTGKYPARVGVPGFQGKDECNLSDNEITIGQAFKNNGYTTFFAGKWHLGKLPETWPNNRGYDVNIAGCSAGAPKSYFYPYNTPKDPKRSGNHKVIVGLEEGNEGEYLTDRLTKETVQYINGEHKDPFFLMLCHYGVHTPLEAKEQLVQKYKKKLKGMSFEGPEFIHKDGETKQHQNDPVYAAMIESVDESLGAIVKALKDRNLYDNTIIVFTSDHGGLSNRGVGNKRKIATSNLPLRAGKGHNYEGGTKVPLIIAGNVPNASQKSEQLTTNTDLYPTLLDLCDLPLIPSQHKDGVSIKKAITKNKKIKRTIYWHSPMARPRSTGDTNCTVVREDNYKLFYFYDEERFEMYQVDEDPYEENNVYHEDHKVAKRLKEKILAWQKDVNAVRIPSN; this is translated from the coding sequence ATGAGAACATTATTACTTTTTATATTCAGCTTTACTATTTTATCTTCTGTTTTTGCTCAGAAGAAAAATGTAGTTGTCTTTGTAGTAGACGATTTGGGATTTTATGATATTAGCCTTCATGGCTCCAAGTTTTATGAAACGCCAAATATTGATGCATTAGCTAAAGAAGGTGTAGATTTTTCTAATGCTTATGTTTCACATCCTAGATGTGTTCCTTCAAGATACGGATTACAGACGGGTAAATATCCTGCAAGAGTAGGTGTTCCGGGTTTCCAAGGGAAAGATGAATGTAACTTATCGGATAACGAAATAACAATTGGTCAAGCATTTAAAAACAATGGCTACACTACATTCTTTGCTGGAAAATGGCATCTGGGTAAACTACCAGAAACATGGCCCAACAATAGAGGGTATGATGTTAATATAGCAGGTTGTAGTGCAGGAGCACCAAAATCGTATTTTTATCCTTACAACACCCCAAAAGATCCAAAGAGATCAGGAAATCATAAGGTGATTGTAGGTTTGGAAGAAGGAAATGAAGGAGAGTATTTAACTGATCGCTTGACAAAAGAAACAGTTCAATACATTAATGGAGAACACAAAGATCCTTTTTTCTTGATGCTGTGCCATTATGGTGTACATACTCCATTAGAAGCGAAAGAACAGCTAGTTCAGAAGTATAAAAAGAAACTTAAGGGAATGTCTTTCGAAGGACCTGAGTTTATTCATAAAGATGGAGAAACAAAGCAACATCAAAATGATCCAGTTTATGCTGCAATGATAGAATCTGTAGATGAAAGTTTAGGTGCTATTGTGAAAGCATTGAAAGATAGGAACTTATATGATAACACAATTATTGTCTTTACTTCAGATCATGGAGGTTTATCGAACAGAGGTGTAGGTAACAAAAGGAAAATCGCTACTTCGAATTTACCTTTAAGAGCCGGAAAAGGACATAATTATGAAGGTGGAACTAAAGTACCTTTAATTATCGCAGGTAATGTTCCGAATGCATCACAAAAGTCGGAGCAATTGACAACAAATACAGACCTTTATCCTACACTTCTTGATCTTTGTGATTTGCCATTGATTCCTTCTCAACACAAAGATGGGGTGAGTATCAAAAAAGCGATCACAAAAAATAAGAAGATAAAAAGGACAATTTATTGGCATTCTCCAATGGCGAGACCTAGGTCTACGGGAGATACTAATTGTACTGTAGTGAGAGAAGATAACTACAAGTTGTTTTATTTCTATGATGAGGAAAGATTCGAAATGTATCAAGTAGATGAAGATCCTTATGAAGAGAATAATGTCTACCACGAAGATCACAAGGTAGCGAAACGATTGAAGGAGAAAATTCTAGCTTGGCAGAAAGACGTCAATGCAGTAAGAATACCTTCAAATTAA
- a CDS encoding glycoside hydrolase family 3 N-terminal domain-containing protein, whose amino-acid sequence MRNLIKGAVALALAVGIIGCETKASNDQPIYKNTNVAIQDRVADLMSQMTLEEKVAQMAQYVGLEHMKKAEEDLSPDDLHNNDALGFYPGLHSSDIAKMTEEGKIGSFLHVISAEEANHLQKLAQKSRLQIPLLIGIDAIHGNGLNYGATIYPTPIGLASTWEEQLSNRIGVETAKEMRATGSHWAFTPNIDIARDARWGRVGETFGEDPYLVGNMGVEMIKGFQGENFTGNEKVIACAKHLIGGGEPMNGTNASPLDISMRTIREVHLPPYRRAVQEANVFSIMTAHNEVNGIPCHNSKLLMTDIVREEYGFQGFYVSDWMDIERIHTLHHQAETMDDAFRTSVNNGMDMHMHGPKFTESIVEAVKKGIVPEERVNDACAKILEVKFRLGLFENPFVDEKKAEEIVFNQEHQATALEVARKSIVLLKNDGILPLAGGKYKKVFLTGPNANNETILGDWHWYQPEDRVVTVKEGLEAVSKQKGFKLDYYNSGEIIGQTSDKSIREAAVRASKSDLAIVVVGENSLRYDWKNKTCGENTDRAHIDLPGRQLELIKAIKKTGTPVVAVLVNGRPIGEEWLEDNMNGILEAWEPGSFGGQAITEILFGDVNPTAKLPITVPRTAGQIKLYYNHKPSHYFHKYKFTDKNPLYSFGFGLSYTEFKTSNVAIDKSTIKGDEPFTVSCDVQNIGKRDGDEIVQVYIRDNYSSVTRPIKELKAYKKVSLAAGEKKSISFELNTQDLAFFDQEMQWIVEKGDFTIMVGSSSRDKDLTKVKLEVSETKKLDLNSYKPNYPAM is encoded by the coding sequence ATGAGAAACTTAATCAAAGGTGCTGTTGCTCTGGCATTAGCTGTTGGCATCATCGGATGTGAAACAAAAGCAAGCAACGATCAACCTATCTACAAAAACACAAACGTAGCGATTCAAGATCGTGTGGCAGACCTGATGTCTCAGATGACATTAGAAGAAAAAGTTGCCCAAATGGCCCAATATGTAGGCCTAGAACATATGAAAAAAGCAGAGGAAGATTTGTCTCCAGATGACCTGCATAATAATGATGCATTAGGTTTTTATCCTGGACTTCATTCTTCGGATATTGCAAAAATGACTGAGGAAGGAAAAATCGGTTCATTTTTACATGTTATCTCTGCTGAGGAAGCAAACCACTTACAAAAACTAGCTCAAAAATCTAGATTACAAATCCCATTATTAATAGGTATTGATGCCATTCATGGTAATGGTTTAAACTATGGAGCAACTATTTATCCTACTCCAATTGGTTTAGCAAGTACTTGGGAAGAGCAATTATCTAACAGAATTGGTGTAGAAACTGCCAAAGAAATGAGAGCTACTGGTTCGCATTGGGCATTTACGCCAAATATCGATATCGCTAGAGATGCCCGTTGGGGTAGAGTTGGCGAAACTTTCGGTGAAGACCCATACCTTGTAGGTAACATGGGTGTTGAAATGATTAAAGGTTTCCAAGGTGAAAACTTCACAGGAAATGAGAAAGTAATTGCTTGTGCAAAACACTTAATCGGTGGTGGAGAGCCTATGAATGGTACCAACGCTTCTCCATTAGATATCTCAATGAGAACAATTAGAGAAGTACATTTACCTCCTTACAGAAGAGCTGTACAAGAAGCGAATGTATTTTCTATTATGACAGCACATAACGAAGTAAATGGTATTCCATGTCATAACAGTAAGCTTTTAATGACAGATATTGTTAGAGAAGAATACGGCTTCCAAGGTTTCTATGTATCAGATTGGATGGATATTGAAAGAATTCATACACTTCATCACCAAGCTGAAACGATGGATGATGCCTTCAGAACTTCTGTAAATAATGGTATGGATATGCACATGCATGGTCCTAAGTTTACAGAATCGATCGTAGAAGCGGTTAAGAAAGGTATAGTTCCTGAAGAAAGAGTAAATGACGCTTGTGCTAAGATATTAGAAGTAAAATTCCGTCTTGGTTTATTTGAAAATCCTTTTGTTGATGAGAAAAAAGCAGAAGAAATTGTTTTCAACCAAGAGCATCAAGCAACTGCATTAGAAGTAGCAAGAAAGTCAATCGTTTTATTAAAGAATGATGGTATCCTTCCTTTAGCAGGAGGTAAGTATAAAAAAGTATTCCTAACAGGACCTAACGCTAACAATGAAACAATCTTAGGCGATTGGCACTGGTACCAACCTGAAGACAGAGTTGTTACTGTAAAAGAAGGTTTAGAAGCTGTTTCAAAGCAAAAAGGATTTAAATTAGATTACTATAATAGCGGTGAAATTATTGGTCAAACTTCTGATAAATCAATCAGAGAGGCGGCAGTAAGAGCATCTAAGTCTGATTTGGCAATTGTAGTTGTAGGAGAAAATTCATTAAGATACGATTGGAAAAACAAGACTTGCGGCGAAAATACAGATAGAGCTCATATCGATCTACCAGGTCGTCAGTTAGAGTTAATCAAAGCGATTAAAAAAACGGGTACACCAGTAGTAGCAGTATTAGTAAACGGTAGACCAATTGGTGAAGAGTGGTTAGAAGACAATATGAATGGTATTCTTGAAGCATGGGAGCCAGGTAGCTTTGGTGGTCAGGCGATCACAGAAATCTTATTTGGTGATGTGAACCCAACAGCAAAATTACCGATCACAGTACCAAGAACAGCAGGTCAAATCAAGTTATATTATAACCATAAGCCTTCACACTACTTCCATAAGTATAAGTTTACGGATAAAAATCCATTGTACTCATTTGGTTTTGGTCTTTCATACACTGAGTTCAAAACTTCAAATGTTGCCATTGATAAATCAACAATTAAAGGAGATGAGCCATTTACTGTCTCTTGTGATGTTCAAAACATTGGTAAAAGGGATGGAGATGAAATTGTTCAGGTTTATATCAGAGATAATTACTCTTCAGTAACAAGACCAATCAAAGAATTAAAGGCATACAAAAAAGTATCTTTAGCTGCAGGTGAGAAAAAATCAATCTCATTTGAGTTGAATACTCAAGACTTAGCCTTCTTTGATCAAGAAATGCAATGGATCGTAGAAAAAGGCGACTTCACAATTATGGTTGGTTCTTCATCAAGAGATAAAGATCTAACAAAGGTTAAATTGGAGGTTTCTGAAACAAAAAAATTAGACCTTAACAGTTACAAGCCGAATTATCCGGCCATGTAA
- a CDS encoding sulfatase has translation MRYLNLLFSLFLFCASSVIAQDKKNVLIFLVDDLGYFDISHHDADFYETPNIDALAEEGVDFTNAYVAHPRCLPSRYALQTGRYPARAGIPAKNENTIKGKKFYDNEKTIGQAFKDQGYHTFFAGKWHLGHEEDEWPHNKGYDINIAGCAAGAPKSYFFPYNTSKNPKKINKKGHGTIIGLDEGEEGEYLTDRLTDETIDFITANHDKKPFFAILSHYGVHTPFQAKKEMIKKYKTKLEGMTFEGPEYTQKDGQMKMHQNNPVYAAMVESVDESLGRIVKTLKEQGIYDNTIIVFTSDHGGLSNRGLTSNRDLATSNLPLRAGKGHSYEGGTKVPLIFSGAKISRHKVIDQVTTNTDLYPTLLDLCDLNLYPSEHLDGMSIKTNIEKGRSKDRVLFWHSSRARPNSTGDIHVTVARDGDLKMMYFYKEERYELYDLSKDPYEANNIFNANDPKNAELMKMIKNWTAEVKAAS, from the coding sequence ATGAGATATTTGAACTTATTATTTAGTTTATTTTTATTCTGTGCTAGCAGTGTAATAGCTCAGGACAAAAAAAATGTATTGATATTTTTAGTAGATGATTTGGGATACTTTGATATTTCACATCATGATGCTGATTTTTATGAGACTCCTAACATTGATGCCTTAGCAGAAGAAGGAGTAGACTTTACGAATGCTTATGTAGCTCACCCTAGATGTTTGCCATCAAGATATGCTTTACAGACGGGTCGTTATCCGGCAAGAGCAGGTATTCCAGCAAAAAATGAGAATACCATCAAAGGGAAAAAGTTTTATGATAATGAAAAGACAATTGGTCAAGCATTCAAAGATCAAGGGTACCATACTTTCTTTGCTGGTAAATGGCATTTAGGTCATGAGGAAGATGAGTGGCCACATAATAAAGGGTATGATATCAATATCGCAGGTTGTGCAGCTGGAGCTCCTAAATCTTATTTCTTTCCATATAACACTTCAAAGAACCCTAAAAAGATCAACAAGAAAGGCCATGGAACAATCATTGGATTGGATGAAGGTGAAGAAGGAGAGTATTTAACTGACCGTCTTACAGATGAAACAATTGATTTTATTACTGCTAATCATGATAAAAAGCCATTCTTTGCAATTTTAAGTCACTATGGAGTACACACTCCTTTCCAAGCAAAGAAAGAAATGATTAAGAAATACAAGACGAAATTGGAAGGAATGACATTTGAAGGTCCTGAGTACACTCAGAAAGATGGACAGATGAAAATGCATCAAAATAATCCTGTATATGCTGCCATGGTAGAGTCTGTGGATGAGAGCTTAGGAAGAATCGTTAAAACCTTAAAAGAGCAAGGTATCTATGATAATACGATCATTGTATTTACTTCTGATCATGGTGGTTTATCCAATAGAGGTTTAACAAGTAATAGAGATTTAGCTACTTCTAATTTACCATTAAGAGCAGGTAAAGGCCACTCTTATGAAGGTGGAACAAAAGTTCCTTTGATCTTCTCAGGAGCAAAGATTTCTAGACATAAAGTGATTGATCAGGTGACTACAAATACAGATTTATACCCAACTTTATTAGACTTATGTGATTTGAACTTATACCCAAGCGAACACCTTGATGGTATGAGTATTAAAACTAATATCGAAAAAGGTAGATCTAAAGACCGAGTATTGTTCTGGCACTCTTCAAGAGCAAGGCCAAACTCTACAGGCGATATTCATGTAACTGTAGCAAGAGACGGTGACCTTAAAATGATGTACTTCTATAAAGAAGAGCGTTATGAGTTATACGACTTAAGCAAGGATCCATATGAGGCAAATAATATTTTCAATGCCAACGATCCTAAAAATGCTGAGTTGATGAAAATGATTAAGAATTGGACTGCTGAAGTTAAAGCTGCTAGTTAG
- a CDS encoding sulfatase, whose protein sequence is MYKKIKSLIVGAMLLPTITFSQEKPNVLLITVDDLRPELGCYDNKIIQTPSIDALSKHATTFYNAFCQVPVCGASRASMHTGVRPTVTRFVDAGAKIDKDYPNAVTIGQHFKENGYYTFSAGKVIHGKKDAVERSWTEFHPAEDMFEWHDPALVADKENPQKPYKKSLPYEIVENSKDTDFLDGRTVDLAKKKLKEFKKKDQPFFMAVGLARPHLPFVAPKRFWDLYNEEEIAMAENPFLPEGMPNIAKTTWGELRAYRTVPRKGNVSDEMARKLKHGYYASVSFSDYLLGELIQELKEQGLYDNTIIVLWGDHGWQLGEHTFWAKHSTFDIALNVPLIIKPQSSKKTKKAKVEGFAEIVDIFPTLCELADISQPQQLQGQSLLPILKNPKASVKDYTLSRWKQGDSIRTKGFRYTLFKNKQGEVIAEMMYDLIKDPQENKNIVKDPAYADEVNKHRDFLASALQEYKLEESR, encoded by the coding sequence ATGTATAAAAAAATTAAAAGTTTGATAGTAGGAGCAATGTTGCTACCTACTATCACCTTCTCTCAAGAGAAGCCGAATGTTTTATTAATTACAGTCGATGATCTTCGACCTGAGTTGGGGTGTTATGATAATAAAATAATTCAAACACCATCCATAGATGCATTAAGTAAGCATGCGACAACATTTTATAATGCGTTTTGTCAAGTGCCAGTTTGTGGAGCATCAAGAGCTTCTATGCATACAGGCGTAAGACCTACTGTAACTCGATTTGTAGATGCAGGAGCTAAAATTGATAAGGATTATCCTAATGCCGTTACCATTGGTCAACACTTTAAAGAAAACGGTTATTACACTTTTTCTGCAGGTAAAGTAATTCATGGTAAGAAAGATGCTGTTGAACGTTCTTGGACTGAATTTCATCCTGCAGAGGATATGTTTGAGTGGCATGACCCAGCTTTAGTAGCTGATAAGGAAAATCCACAGAAACCTTATAAGAAGTCATTACCTTATGAAATCGTAGAGAACAGTAAGGATACCGACTTTTTGGATGGTAGAACTGTTGATCTAGCAAAAAAGAAACTTAAAGAGTTCAAGAAAAAAGATCAGCCTTTTTTTATGGCAGTTGGTTTAGCTAGACCTCACTTGCCTTTCGTTGCTCCAAAACGTTTTTGGGATTTATATAATGAAGAGGAAATAGCCATGGCAGAAAATCCATTCTTGCCAGAAGGAATGCCTAACATCGCAAAAACGACATGGGGTGAACTTAGAGCGTACAGAACAGTACCGCGTAAAGGAAACGTGAGTGATGAAATGGCTAGAAAGCTAAAACATGGATATTATGCTTCTGTAAGTTTCTCAGATTACCTTTTAGGTGAACTTATTCAAGAACTTAAGGAGCAAGGTTTGTACGACAATACAATCATTGTACTCTGGGGTGACCATGGATGGCAATTGGGTGAACATACCTTCTGGGCAAAACACTCAACATTTGATATAGCGTTGAACGTTCCATTAATTATCAAGCCACAGTCTTCTAAAAAAACAAAGAAGGCAAAAGTAGAAGGCTTTGCAGAGATTGTAGATATCTTCCCTACGTTATGTGAATTGGCAGATATTAGCCAACCTCAACAATTACAAGGGCAATCTTTATTACCAATTTTAAAGAATCCTAAGGCATCAGTTAAAGACTATACTTTGAGTAGATGGAAACAAGGTGATTCTATTAGAACTAAAGGTTTTAGATATACATTATTCAAAAACAAACAAGGAGAAGTGATTGCTGAAATGATGTATGATTTAATCAAAGATCCTCAAGAAAATAAAAATATTGTGAAGGATCCTGCTTATGCAGATGAAGTAAATAAGCATAGAGATTTTTTAGCTTCAGCTTTACAAGAATATAAACTAGAAGAGTCTAGATAA
- the lgt gene encoding prolipoprotein diacylglyceryl transferase, which translates to MESLLAYINWDVNPEILPGILPVRWYGLLFSLGFFIGTWIMAKIFVRENRPESDADAILIYMVAATIIGARLGHVFFYQPDYYLTHPIEIIQIWKGGLASHGGAIGIIVALYFYAKNRPDQPWLWILDRIVIPVALAGCFIRFGNLMNSEIIGKATDVPWAFIFERAYVEDPMTPRHPAQLYESLTYLCIFFILGAIYKKEGPKLPQGRLFGLFLVLVFGMRFVWEFFKENQVAFEANMELNMGQWLSIPAVLAGLFFIWRSTTPAAAPPPYPEVNPNEGKKK; encoded by the coding sequence ATGGAATCACTACTAGCATACATAAACTGGGATGTCAATCCTGAGATCCTCCCAGGTATTTTACCTGTGAGATGGTATGGTTTACTTTTCTCACTAGGATTTTTCATTGGCACATGGATTATGGCCAAAATTTTTGTTAGAGAAAATAGACCTGAGTCTGATGCAGACGCAATTTTAATTTACATGGTAGCCGCTACAATAATCGGAGCAAGACTTGGCCATGTATTTTTCTATCAACCTGATTATTATTTAACCCACCCTATAGAAATTATTCAAATCTGGAAAGGTGGTTTAGCCAGTCATGGTGGTGCGATTGGTATTATCGTCGCATTGTATTTTTATGCTAAAAACCGACCTGATCAACCTTGGTTATGGATACTGGATAGAATTGTAATTCCAGTAGCATTAGCGGGTTGTTTTATTCGTTTTGGTAACCTGATGAACTCTGAGATTATCGGTAAAGCAACGGATGTACCTTGGGCATTTATCTTTGAAAGAGCATATGTTGAAGATCCTATGACTCCACGTCATCCAGCACAATTGTACGAATCTTTAACTTACTTATGTATCTTCTTTATTTTAGGTGCAATCTATAAAAAAGAAGGTCCTAAATTACCGCAAGGAAGGTTATTCGGTTTATTCCTAGTACTTGTCTTCGGTATGCGATTTGTTTGGGAATTCTTTAAAGAAAACCAAGTTGCTTTTGAAGCAAATATGGAATTAAACATGGGACAATGGTTGAGTATTCCTGCTGTATTAGCTGGTTTATTCTTTATCTGGAGATCAACAACTCCTGCCGCTGCTCCTCCTCCATATCCAGAGGTTAATCCTAATGAAGGAAAAAAGAAATAA